A genomic region of Arachis stenosperma cultivar V10309 chromosome 9, arast.V10309.gnm1.PFL2, whole genome shotgun sequence contains the following coding sequences:
- the LOC130948209 gene encoding uncharacterized protein LOC130948209: MSLVTEEIKAKSEVYRGDELCREKTQLLLKEVGLPNGLLPLKDMEECGYEKESGFVWLKQKKSSTHKFEKIGKLVSYAPEVTAFVEVGKIKKLTGVKTKELLLWLTLTDIYVDNPPTGKITFQISSGLSRSFPTSAFEVEVKVKEEKEEKGSEVKEGAAAAAAATAVQVKEV; this comes from the coding sequence atgtCTCTAGTGACCGAAGAGATCAAGGCCAAATCAGAGGTGTACCGAGGAGATGAACTGTGCCGAGAGAAAACACAGCTTCTCCTGAAGGAAGTAGGGTTACCCAATGGGTTACTTCCATTGAAGGACATGGAGGAGTGTGGGTACGAAAAGGAGAGTGGGTTCGTGTGGCTGAAGCAGAAAAAGAGCTCAACACACAAGTTCGAGAAGATTGGGAAGCTTGTGAGTTATGCCCCTGAGGTCACTGCGTTTGTTGAGGTTGGGAAGATCAAGAAGCTCACTGGTGTGAAGACTAAGGAGCTTCTTCTTTGGCTCACACTCACTGATATCTATGTCGATAACCCGCCCACCGGAAAGATCACTTTTCAGATCTCGTCAGGGCTATCCCGGTCATTTCCGACTTCCGCCTTCGAAGTCGAAGTGAAAGttaaggaggagaaggaggagaaggGGAGTGAAGTTAAAGAAGGAGCTGCCGCTGCTGCTGCTGCAACTGCTGTTCAAGTCAAAGAGGTTTGA